In the Candidatus Delongbacteria bacterium genome, GGGCACGCTGGATCCGACGCTCGGTGCCGGGGTCCACGCTGCTGGTGGCCTCGTCCAGAATCAGCAGGGGCGGGTCCACACAGAGCGCGCGCGCGAAGGCCAGCAACTGGCGCTGACCGTAGGACAGATCCTTGCCACGCTCGGCCAGAATGGCCTGCAATCCGCCCGGGCGATTCTCGAGTGCCTCGAGGATTCCGGCCGTCCGGGCCGCCTCGCGCACGCGGGCCTCCGGGATCTCGTCACGGAAGGCGCGCAGGTTGTCGAGCACCGGGGCCGGAAAGAGATACAGGTCCTGCAGCACCAGCCCGAAGCGGCGCCGGTACTGGTCCAGCTCCAGCTCGCGAATGTCCACGCCGTCCATCAGAATGCTGCCCGAGCTCACATCACGCAGCCGGGTGATCAGATTGATGATCGTGGACTTGCCGCTGCCGGTGGGGCCCACCAGGGCCACGGTCTGGCCGTGTTCCAGACTGAAGCTGACCTCGCGCAGCACCGGCTCGCCTGCAGTGTATTCGAAGCTCACCTCGCGGAACTCGATCTTTCCGGGCACGTCGGGCACCGGCCTGGGCGATGCATGGCCGGGCACCATGGGCTGCGTGTCCAGCGCCGAGAAAATGCGATCGGCGGCCCCGCCCGCACGCTGGATCTCGGCCAGCTGTTCGGACAGCTGCAGAATGGGCCAGTAGATCATCGCGGCATACTGGGCGAACATCACCAGCGTGCCCGTGGTCAGGCTGCCGTCCTGGATCCAGCCCGCTCCCAGCCAGAGCGCCAGTGCGGTCATGAGAATCTCGACCAGTCCGATGCCTCCCCAGAAGCCGTACTCCAGAAACATCAGCCGTGTGGTGAAGCGTCTGTAGATGTTGTTGCTCACGGCCACCCGGGCCTCGGCCCAGCGCAATCTGCCCAGCGCCTGCAGCAGACGCGAGGCGGGCACCACTTCGGCCACCTGACCCGTGAGACTGGCGTACAGCCGCCGTTCCTCGCGGAACCTGCTGCGCATGCGCGTGAACATGAGCAGTGTGCCCGCGATCATCAGCGGCAGCATGAGCGCCGCGATGGCCAGCAGGCGCAGATCGGTGCCACCGATGACCACCAGGGCGCCGGCCACCAGGCAGAGGGGCGAGAGAATGCGCATGGCCATGGTGCTGCACAGGTTCACCAGACGCTGGCTGTCGCTTTCGGTACGCGAGACCAGGCTGCCCACGGGATGCTGCTCGAGCCAGCCCAGCCCCAGGCTGAGGAAGTGGGTGAAGAGCACGCGCTTGATGCGGTTGATCACCAGCACGCCCGTGCGCCCCATCAGGATGGTGGCCGCCGCGGAAACCAATCCGCCCGCCACCATCAGGCCCAGATAGAGCGAGGCGTGACGCAGCAGCGAGGACACGTCACCGGAGGGGAAATCCTTGTCCACGATCAGCCTGAAGATCATTGGCTGCAGCACGACCAGGCAGACTCCCACCAAGGTCAGCAGCAGCGCGCCCAGGAAAGCCCAGCGATGGGGTCGCAGATAGGGCCAGACCCGACGGAAGAGCGACAGGGTGGGCAAGCGGGGCGGAGCTTCGTGCTCCTCGAATCCGGAATCATCGTCCCACATGGGAGACTCCTGAGACTATGGATCACCCGGAACGGGGTGTCATGAACGATGGCTGTATTGGAATGAGTGAAAACGCGACGCGGTTGACGCGTTCGCGGAAGCCAGGAACGGGGCTGTGACGCCTGTTCTAGCGGTTATTGAGGGGAGTGCGAATCAGCATAGTGGCGCCAACAATAAAACTCGTTCGCCAGAGAAGCAAGCACTCATGGGTGAAATCTTCATCCAGCACGTCAACCGAACAACCAGACACGCAGGGCGCTCAGGCGGGCGCGATCCAGTTCGGCCCCCAGCAGGCCACCCAGAATCAGCAGGCCACCCAGGGCTTCCCGCGTGCTGAGATGTTCTCCGGCCAGCATCCAGGCGAAGAGCACCGCGAACACGGGTTCCATGGTGTAGATCACGGCCGCCTTCTCCGGGGCGATCTCGCGCTGGAAGCGAATCTGGAGGGCCAGGGCGAGCACGGTGGCCAGCAGACCGCAGATCAGCAGCGCCAGCACCAGGTCCAGGGTCCAGTCCAGCTGCAGCGGGCCGCGGAAGGGCAGGCAGGCGGTGGCGAGCACGGCCACGGTCAGCACCTGCCAGAAGGTCAGGGTCCAGGTGTGTCCGGCCGTGGGAGTACGATCCATCAGCAGGATCTGCACCGCGAACACGAACGCACAGCCGATGGTCAGGGCGTCGCCCAGAGCGGTGCCCGAGCCTGCTCCCTCGAGAATGCCGGGATTCATGACCCAGAGACCCGCCAGGGCCAGAGCCACCGAAAGTATCACGCCTCCCCGGGGTCTGCGGCGCTCCAGCACGGCCAGGATCATGGGCACGAACAGTACCGCCAGCGAGGTGAAGAAGCCGGACCGACTGGCACTGGTGTGCACCAGACCCAAGGTCTGCAGCAGGTAGCCCAGGAACAGCACAGTGCCCAGCAGCACCCCGCGTCCAAGCTGCAGCAGGCTGCCCAGCCGGACCCGCCGATGGAAGAACAGCAGCGTCAGCGGAGCGGCCAGTCCAAAGCGCAGGGCGACGAACAGCACCGGATCCACACTCGCGAGAGCCTTGTGGATCAGGGTGAAGGTCGCCCCCCAGATCAGGGTGGCCAGCAGCAGCCAGCGGGTGGCGGTCAAGGCGCTTCTCCGGTTGGAAAGGGACCACATCACGACGCGCCAAGCTAACGAAAGGGGTCTCAGGTTGGACATGCCCGGCTCGAGAACCCACCCGCCCAACCGGGAACGATGTTATGTGTCGCTGCTGGTGTTCAATGCTTGCACGGCGCGTCCATGGGTCCAATCTTCGGGTGCTCGCCAGACTCGCATCCACAGAATCCGGAGATTGACATGTCACTGATGAAACGCCTTGTGCAGGGGTTGGGAGTGCTGATCCTGGTGGTGGTGGTCGTGGGTCTGTTCCTGCCCCGCGACTACGAGGTCTCGCGTTCGATCGTGATCCAGGCCAGCCGCGAGGCCGTGCACGCCCGGGTGGGCGAGCTGCGGGCCTGGCCGAACTGGTCGCCCTGGCTGGAGAACGATCCCACCATCGTCACCACCCTGGGCGAGAAGACCACTGGCGTGGGCGCCAGCCAGAGCTGGACCAGTAAGGAGGGGCCGGGCGAGCTGACCTTCACCGAGTGCTCGCTCGAGCAGGGCATCGCCTACGACATGGTCTTCGACAACCGGCACAGGTCAAAGGGCGTGATGAGCTACGAGGATGATCCCGGCGGAGTGCGTGTCACCTGGGGCATGACGGGCCGGATGGAGCTGCCCGTGATCGGCGGGTATTTCTGCCTGTTGATGGACACGATGGTCGGCCCGATGTTCGACACGGGATTGA is a window encoding:
- a CDS encoding ABC transporter ATP-binding protein, which encodes MWDDDSGFEEHEAPPRLPTLSLFRRVWPYLRPHRWAFLGALLLTLVGVCLVVLQPMIFRLIVDKDFPSGDVSSLLRHASLYLGLMVAGGLVSAAATILMGRTGVLVINRIKRVLFTHFLSLGLGWLEQHPVGSLVSRTESDSQRLVNLCSTMAMRILSPLCLVAGALVVIGGTDLRLLAIAALMLPLMIAGTLLMFTRMRSRFREERRLYASLTGQVAEVVPASRLLQALGRLRWAEARVAVSNNIYRRFTTRLMFLEYGFWGGIGLVEILMTALALWLGAGWIQDGSLTTGTLVMFAQYAAMIYWPILQLSEQLAEIQRAGGAADRIFSALDTQPMVPGHASPRPVPDVPGKIEFREVSFEYTAGEPVLREVSFSLEHGQTVALVGPTGSGKSTIINLITRLRDVSSGSILMDGVDIRELELDQYRRRFGLVLQDLYLFPAPVLDNLRAFRDEIPEARVREAARTAGILEALENRPGGLQAILAERGKDLSYGQRQLLAFARALCVDPPLLILDEATSSVDPGTERRIQRALDALTSNRTTLLVAHRLSTVKRAHQILVLDQGRIVERGTHESLLALGGVYARLVEMQAREGLHDTHEDLADMPQGKGSRDEMLAPDPGGER
- a CDS encoding DMT family transporter yields the protein MTATRWLLLATLIWGATFTLIHKALASVDPVLFVALRFGLAAPLTLLFFHRRVRLGSLLQLGRGVLLGTVLFLGYLLQTLGLVHTSASRSGFFTSLAVLFVPMILAVLERRRPRGGVILSVALALAGLWVMNPGILEGAGSGTALGDALTIGCAFVFAVQILLMDRTPTAGHTWTLTFWQVLTVAVLATACLPFRGPLQLDWTLDLVLALLICGLLATVLALALQIRFQREIAPEKAAVIYTMEPVFAVLFAWMLAGEHLSTREALGGLLILGGLLGAELDRARLSALRVWLFG
- a CDS encoding SRPBCC family protein, translating into MSLMKRLVQGLGVLILVVVVVGLFLPRDYEVSRSIVIQASREAVHARVGELRAWPNWSPWLENDPTIVTTLGEKTTGVGASQSWTSKEGPGELTFTECSLEQGIAYDMVFDNRHRSKGVMSYEDDPGGVRVTWGMTGRMELPVIGGYFCLLMDTMVGPMFDTGLSKLKTVVEAN